In Thioclava sp. GXIMD2076, one DNA window encodes the following:
- a CDS encoding TniQ family protein, giving the protein MLERHLALSVSPFDGETPASIAARLACRNETPPRDLCSDMGLRWPYLCSGHPDQLSLLAEVSGVDLAYLHHWNPEQIGVGRYRIGQMRSTTGVFHRCLTRVCPLCLEEALAQFGRSGAHQLLEWNVLCLKGCERHEVALLELPRAATSHETYDVVTQLGRHQDALRSAADHAAPHFATDFETYVRGRIRGQVEADWMSGLELGQLHGACLTLGAVLAGDPADSLSKLAPEAEDDYCLEGFNVLSSGPIALENCLEALRGRGVGRRSYLSSDLGLFYSWLQSVDDQPEMQDILDCVHQFATRSYTMTPGKTVLGKAAPEIQRISFETARRQSGLGVALIRRLIAHVDLLSEAEMAALRETTPAQLARAVAFWRGLHNLTITAQRLNIAPTQVTAMMDLGLIGHIKFGTALRYAYAADVDQLLAQVSELPVLSHLQGFQSLHQFARSQRIRVAHLVAQWRSGTLDGMVRATDAAGLRGLYVPVGQQVQETKLACREGNLPLLDAAKRLKISAGSVRSLRNAGYLRGVTERNPETNYLHQLISQTSITAFEKHYLTLGQLAADVNKAPIHLARQLDRAGVPTLDCGGGRIRVYDRALVGEF; this is encoded by the coding sequence ATGCTTGAGCGTCACCTTGCTCTGTCGGTCTCTCCGTTCGATGGAGAGACACCCGCCAGCATTGCAGCACGGCTTGCCTGTCGCAATGAGACCCCGCCGCGTGATCTTTGCTCGGATATGGGGTTGAGATGGCCCTATCTCTGCTCGGGCCATCCCGATCAGCTCTCGCTGCTGGCCGAAGTCTCGGGGGTAGACTTGGCCTATCTTCATCACTGGAATCCGGAACAGATCGGTGTTGGACGCTATCGTATCGGACAGATGCGCAGCACAACGGGGGTGTTTCACCGCTGTCTTACGCGGGTCTGCCCGCTCTGTCTGGAGGAGGCCCTGGCACAGTTCGGCAGGTCAGGGGCGCATCAGCTTCTGGAATGGAATGTGCTCTGTCTGAAGGGATGTGAACGGCATGAGGTCGCCCTGCTCGAATTGCCTCGGGCGGCCACGTCGCATGAAACCTATGATGTGGTGACGCAACTGGGCCGTCATCAGGATGCTTTGCGATCCGCAGCCGATCACGCCGCTCCGCATTTTGCTACGGATTTCGAGACCTATGTACGGGGCCGGATCCGTGGGCAAGTGGAGGCCGATTGGATGAGCGGCTTGGAGCTTGGCCAATTGCATGGAGCTTGTCTCACCCTCGGTGCGGTGCTTGCAGGTGATCCCGCCGATAGTCTCTCAAAACTCGCGCCAGAAGCCGAAGATGACTATTGTCTTGAGGGTTTCAATGTCTTGTCTTCCGGCCCTATCGCGCTTGAGAATTGCCTTGAAGCGCTGCGGGGCAGGGGGGTGGGACGACGATCCTACCTGTCCTCCGATCTCGGACTTTTCTACAGCTGGTTGCAATCGGTCGATGATCAGCCGGAAATGCAGGACATCCTCGATTGCGTGCATCAATTCGCGACCCGCAGCTATACGATGACGCCCGGAAAAACCGTGCTCGGGAAAGCTGCCCCCGAGATCCAGCGGATTTCTTTCGAGACGGCGCGACGGCAATCTGGGCTGGGGGTGGCGTTGATCCGGCGGCTCATTGCGCATGTCGATTTACTTTCCGAGGCGGAAATGGCCGCCCTTCGGGAAACGACACCGGCGCAACTGGCAAGGGCGGTTGCGTTCTGGCGGGGTTTGCACAACCTGACCATTACTGCACAGAGGCTCAATATCGCGCCAACGCAGGTGACGGCGATGATGGATCTGGGGCTGATCGGGCATATCAAATTCGGAACGGCGCTTCGCTACGCCTATGCTGCCGATGTCGACCAATTGCTTGCGCAGGTGTCAGAACTGCCAGTGCTGTCGCATCTGCAGGGGTTTCAGTCTCTCCATCAGTTTGCGCGATCGCAGAGGATCCGCGTGGCGCATCTGGTTGCGCAATGGCGCTCGGGTACGCTTGATGGCATGGTACGGGCGACCGATGCCGCGGGACTGCGGGGGCTGTATGTGCCGGTGGGTCAACAAGTGCAGGAAACGAAGCTTGCTTGTCGGGAAGGTAACCTGCCGCTTCTGGACGCGGCCAAGCGTCTTAAGATCAGCGCGGGCTCAGTTCGGTCGCTAAGAAACGCCGGTTATCTTCGGGGCGTGACAGAGCGAAACCCCGAGACCAATTATCTGCATCAGCTGATTAGCCAGACCAGCATCA